In Longimicrobium sp., a genomic segment contains:
- a CDS encoding BTAD domain-containing putative transcriptional regulator, protein MFSLKLLGCAALENDGVPVSGRAVHRRRIALLAVLTAARGRMVGRERLIGYLWPDHSGDAARHLLSESLYILRKAIGDDAFVSAGDELSLDPAVVQSDVGAFFQSLDADDPESAVALYAGPFLDGFYVADAPDFERWAEQERDRMARAHARALEALAETAEAEGHPLRAAEWWKRLAREDPYSSRVALRVMQALDAGGERAAAVRHASVHAALVRGELGAEPDAEIEAFARRLREAPRPAPPPPSVSALAASGGSAAGEGGTAVMEAAPPALSTPATEAAPAPAPAVPSPAPVESGEARRRRTWGMRIAAVAALLVAGVGLTFLLRPAPAKGDESLFIVLPFEHGSGAGAAALSPDQAELLVYDALSRWRDVRLVDAQRARDLMARRGPPASLEDARRIAADAGAGRLVWGEITPLGDSVAVRAALYDLSGGGSLAERTVRVGRDLNGVSQKMGELVAALVGRGGSAGDAAGTTSLAAWQAYQRGRTALARWDLDRARQELARSVEIDPGYASAHFWLAQAQQWGGTARAEWRDHAVRALADPTRLSARERDLGRALALLGDERYPEACAAYQGLVARDSTDFAAWNGLGECQRRDDLVLRDPSSPSGWRFRSSYHRAILAYSRALRTVPSALQAFRGSGFERLQRLLQTDDRTLRPGKAPGSAPGDTLRFAAYVALAGDTVAYVPWPVADVSALKKETIPATRGAAGVRNRGVLADVLHEWTRAFPRSPDAHEGLARALEAMGQIRAVKQGAPSAFSEVATARGLASDPEQRLRLSITQVRLFLRVSDFEHARALADSTLALWRSPGPHDAGLIAPLAILTGRVEEARRLLRAAAPEREFNTPLGEPVEAQVPVAEAQGDALAYAVLGMVPEEREAEASLERLIGAWVDPARKDAARTALLSPLRRLSTAYGAPRAAPLPQADYTMEMQQMLAGGDAAGVRARLAALREALGARRPGDMDLSYVFPQAALRLALGDSAGAQEELDRTLLTLQALPYTVLDTPEEAGSLLGIMRLRVRLASPGRDPRTAEYWRHALATLWSGADPRLKAAIR, encoded by the coding sequence GTGTTTTCGCTGAAGCTCCTGGGCTGCGCCGCGCTGGAGAACGACGGCGTTCCCGTCTCCGGCCGCGCGGTGCACCGGAGGCGGATAGCCCTGCTGGCGGTGCTGACGGCGGCCCGGGGGCGCATGGTGGGGCGCGAGCGATTGATCGGGTACCTGTGGCCCGACCACTCGGGCGACGCGGCGCGCCACCTCCTTTCCGAATCCCTCTACATCCTCCGCAAGGCCATCGGCGACGACGCCTTCGTCTCGGCCGGCGACGAGCTGTCGCTGGACCCGGCGGTGGTGCAGAGCGACGTGGGCGCCTTCTTCCAGTCGCTGGACGCCGACGACCCCGAAAGCGCGGTCGCCCTCTACGCCGGGCCCTTCCTGGACGGCTTCTACGTGGCCGACGCGCCGGACTTCGAGCGCTGGGCCGAGCAGGAGCGCGACCGCATGGCCCGCGCGCACGCCCGCGCGCTCGAGGCGCTGGCGGAGACGGCGGAAGCCGAGGGGCATCCGCTGCGCGCCGCGGAGTGGTGGAAGCGGCTGGCGCGCGAGGACCCGTACAGCTCCCGCGTGGCGCTGCGGGTGATGCAGGCGCTGGACGCCGGCGGCGAGCGCGCGGCCGCCGTCCGCCACGCCTCGGTCCACGCCGCGCTGGTCCGCGGCGAGCTGGGCGCCGAGCCGGACGCCGAGATCGAGGCCTTCGCCCGGCGCCTGCGCGAGGCGCCGCGCCCCGCCCCGCCGCCGCCGTCCGTCTCCGCGCTGGCCGCTTCGGGCGGGTCGGCGGCGGGGGAGGGGGGGACGGCGGTGATGGAGGCCGCCCCGCCCGCCCTCTCCACCCCCGCGACCGAGGCGGCGCCCGCTCCCGCGCCCGCGGTCCCCTCCCCCGCCCCCGTGGAATCGGGCGAGGCGCGGCGGCGGCGGACCTGGGGGATGCGGATCGCCGCGGTGGCCGCGCTGCTGGTGGCCGGTGTCGGGCTCACCTTCCTCCTCCGTCCCGCACCGGCGAAGGGAGACGAATCGCTCTTCATCGTCCTCCCCTTCGAGCACGGGAGCGGGGCCGGCGCGGCCGCGCTCTCGCCCGACCAGGCCGAGCTGCTGGTGTACGACGCGCTCTCGCGGTGGCGCGACGTGCGCCTGGTGGACGCGCAGCGCGCCCGCGACCTGATGGCCCGCCGCGGCCCCCCCGCCTCGCTGGAGGACGCGCGCCGCATCGCCGCCGACGCCGGCGCGGGGCGGCTGGTGTGGGGCGAGATCACCCCGCTGGGCGACAGCGTGGCCGTGCGCGCCGCGCTGTACGACCTGTCCGGCGGCGGCTCGCTGGCCGAGCGCACGGTGCGCGTGGGGCGCGACCTGAACGGCGTGTCGCAGAAGATGGGCGAGCTCGTCGCCGCCCTGGTGGGGCGCGGGGGGTCGGCGGGCGACGCGGCGGGAACCACCTCGCTGGCGGCCTGGCAGGCGTACCAGCGCGGGCGCACGGCGCTGGCGCGCTGGGACCTGGACCGCGCGCGGCAGGAGCTGGCCCGGTCGGTGGAGATCGACCCGGGGTACGCCAGCGCGCACTTCTGGCTGGCGCAGGCGCAGCAGTGGGGCGGCACCGCGCGGGCCGAGTGGCGCGACCACGCCGTCCGCGCGCTGGCCGATCCCACGCGCCTCTCCGCCCGCGAGCGCGACCTGGGGCGCGCGCTGGCGCTGCTCGGCGACGAGCGCTACCCCGAGGCCTGCGCCGCCTACCAGGGCCTGGTCGCGCGCGACTCCACCGACTTCGCGGCGTGGAACGGGCTGGGCGAGTGCCAGCGCCGCGACGACCTGGTGCTGCGCGACCCGTCCAGCCCCAGCGGGTGGCGCTTCCGCAGCAGCTACCACCGCGCCATCCTGGCCTACAGCCGGGCGCTGCGCACCGTGCCCAGCGCGCTGCAGGCCTTCCGCGGCTCCGGCTTCGAGCGCCTGCAGCGGCTCCTGCAGACCGACGACCGCACGCTGCGCCCCGGCAAGGCCCCGGGCTCCGCGCCGGGCGACACGCTGCGCTTCGCCGCGTACGTGGCGCTCGCGGGCGACACGGTGGCGTACGTGCCCTGGCCCGTGGCGGACGTGAGCGCGCTGAAGAAGGAGACCATCCCCGCCACCCGCGGCGCCGCCGGCGTGCGCAACCGCGGCGTGCTGGCCGACGTGCTGCACGAGTGGACCCGCGCCTTCCCGCGCAGCCCCGACGCGCACGAGGGGCTGGCGCGCGCGCTCGAGGCGATGGGCCAGATCCGCGCGGTGAAGCAGGGCGCCCCCTCGGCGTTCAGCGAGGTGGCCACGGCGCGCGGGCTGGCCTCCGACCCCGAGCAGCGGCTGCGGCTCTCCATCACCCAGGTGCGGCTCTTCCTGCGGGTCAGCGACTTCGAGCACGCGCGCGCGCTGGCCGATTCCACCCTGGCACTCTGGCGCTCGCCCGGCCCGCACGACGCGGGGCTGATCGCGCCGCTGGCCATCCTCACCGGGCGGGTGGAGGAGGCGCGCCGGCTGCTGCGCGCCGCGGCTCCCGAGCGCGAGTTCAACACCCCGCTGGGCGAGCCGGTGGAGGCGCAGGTGCCCGTGGCCGAGGCGCAGGGCGACGCGCTGGCGTACGCGGTGCTGGGGATGGTGCCGGAGGAGCGCGAGGCCGAGGCGTCGCTCGAGCGGCTGATTGGCGCGTGGGTGGACCCCGCCCGCAAGGACGCGGCGCGCACCGCGCTGCTCAGCCCGCTGCGGCGGCTGTCCACCGCGTACGGCGCCCCGCGCGCGGCGCCGCTCCCGCAGGCCGACTACACGATGGAGATGCAGCAGATGCTGGCCGGGGGCGACGCGGCGGGGGTGCGCGCGCGGCTGGCCGCCCTGCGCGAGGCGCTGGGCGCGCGCCGGCCGGGCGACATGGACCTGTCCTACGTCTTCCCGCAGGCCGCGCTGCGGCTGGCTCTGGGCGACAGCGCGGGCGCGCAGGAGGAGCTGGACCGCACGCTGCTGACGCTCCAGGCGCTCCCCTACACCGTGCTGGACACCCCCGAGGAGGCCGGCTCGCTCCTCGGCATCATGCGCCTGCGCGTGCGGCTCGCATCCCCCGGCCGCGACCCCCGCACGGCCGAGTACTGGCGCCACGCCCTCGCCACCCTCTGGTCCGGCGCCGACCCGCGCCTGAAAGCCGCGATCCGGTAG